One region of Salvia miltiorrhiza cultivar Shanhuang (shh) chromosome 3, IMPLAD_Smil_shh, whole genome shotgun sequence genomic DNA includes:
- the LOC131016336 gene encoding non-specific lipid transfer protein GPI-anchored 5-like, which translates to MGSKSCRIWSFLVFAVMVSRGGRGESAGCSNNMISGLSSCISYLRGNSSRPLPSCCASLANVQQAQPECICPMLTNNGASATLGTAINRTLAMAMPATCKLPTPQCHDDVGNGGAASSPAVSPPSDASSPSPPSTAEAPTSDFDSGSKTVPVPNIDTSDATTSSIYLIFMAAWIIATSHFQY; encoded by the exons ATGGGTAGTAAAAGCTGCAGAATTTGGTCATTCCTAGTGTTTGCAGTAATGGTAAGCAGAGGAGGCAGGGGTGAGTCTGCAGGGTGCTCGAACAACATGATAAGCGGCCTATCCTCGTGCATAAGCTACCTGAGAGGGAACTCGTCGCGGCCGTTGCCATCGTGCTGCGCCTCTCTGGCCAACGTCCAGCAGGCGCAGCCCGAGTGCATCTGCCCGATGCTCACCAATAATGGTGCAAGCGCCACTCTCGGCACTGCCATCAACCGGACTCTTGCAATGGCCATGCCCGCCACCTGCAAACTTCCAACTCCTCAATGTCATGATG ATGTTGGTAATGGAGGTGCAGCAAGCTCGCCTGCGGTGTCGCCGCCGTCGGACGCCTCCTCCCCGTCCCCGCCTTCAACAGCGGAAGCGCCAACCTCTGATTTCGATTCAG GTTCGAAGACAGTTCCGGTTCCGAATATTGATACATCTGATGCGACAACATCATCGATCTACCTTATATTCATGGCTGCTTGGATCATCGCCACGTCtcattttcaatattaa
- the LOC131016329 gene encoding pentatricopeptide repeat-containing protein At4g21190-like, which produces MLSLRHSLVTINIGLQTVVFGNNRYRCPVECAAKGPRPRYPRVWKTKKRIGTISKSRKFVECIKGLSNVKEEVYGALDSFIAWELEFPLITVKKALKSLENEKQWKRIIQVTKWMLSKGQGRTMGSYYTLLNALAEDGRIEEAEELWQTLFTRNIESMPRMFFERMISIYYQREMHGKMFEIFADMEELGIRPNVPIVTMVGEVFKKLDMLDKYEKLNRKYPPPKWEYRYIKGKRVKIRSKFAEQTESNNNEANSCDIEASSDAVELHEIAEVCSDNCDDENNLYLPETLTD; this is translated from the exons ATGCTAAGTTTGAGGCATTCTCTTGTAACTATCAATATAGGATTGCAGACAGTTGTATTTGGGAATAATCGGTATCGATGTCCGGTG GAATGCGCTGCTAAAGGTCCTCGACCAAGGTACCCTCGCGTATGGAAAACCAAAAAACGGATAGGGACCATTTCAAAGTCCCGAAAGTTTGTCGAATGT ATAAAGGGATTATCAAATGTCAAAGAGGAAGTATATGGAGCTCTTGATTCCTTCATTGCTTGGGAACTAGAATTTCCCTTGATTACTGTGAAGAAAGCTTTAAAAAGTCTTGAAAATGAGAAGCAGTGGAAGAGGATAATTCAG GTGACGAAATGGATGCTAAGCAAAGGACAAGGAAGAACTATGGGAAGCTATTACACTTTGCTAAATGCTTTGGCCGAGGATGGAAGGATTGAGGAGGCTGAAGAACTATGGCAAACATTGTTTACTCGGAACATAGAAAGTATGCCGCGCATGTTCTTTGAGAGGATGATTTCTATCTACTATCAGAGAGAAATGCATGGGAAGATGTTTGAG ATATTTGCTGACATGGAAGAGCTGGGTATCAGGCCAAACGTGCCAATTGTGACAATGGTGGGGGAAGTTTTCAAGAAACTCGACATGCTGGACAAATACGAAAAATTGAACAGGAAGTATCCTCCACCAAAGTGGGAATACCGATATATTAAAGGTAAGCGTGTGAAGATAAGAAGCAAATTTGCCGAGCAAACTgaaagcaacaacaatgagGCAAATAGTTGTGACATAGAAGCTAGTAGTGATGCGGTTGAGCTGCACGAGATTGCAGAGGTTTGTAGTGATAACTGTGATGATGAAAATAACTTGTATCTGCCTGAAACCCTTACAGATTGA